The following coding sequences are from one Enterococcus sp. 4G2_DIV0659 window:
- a CDS encoding PhzF family phenazine biosynthesis protein has product MRRTVLRIDAFTRTVNQGNPAGVVLNGDDYNSQEMQEIAREVGFNETVFICASEKADSKLRYFTPGHETPLCGHATMGAVFALSEGKGDRRLQIETGAGVLPVDYNDQDKKITMQQAKPKFLDFKGDRLALCKSLGIQLQDIHPDLPIQYGNTGSWTLLLPVVHSDVLDKMQPNSTDFPNILKEMPKSSIHPFALCSREAGTFYARHFSSPFSGTTEDSVTGTASGVMGAYSLNHIYTKEKNKEITIHQGKHVQSEGTVWVQVFREALGEHKVIISGNACYNGEFDVGRVD; this is encoded by the coding sequence AAGGACTGTTTTAAGGATTGATGCATTCACTAGAACTGTCAATCAAGGAAATCCAGCAGGGGTTGTGTTGAATGGTGATGATTATAATTCACAAGAAATGCAAGAAATTGCCAGAGAAGTAGGCTTTAATGAAACTGTATTTATCTGTGCAAGTGAAAAAGCGGATAGTAAGTTACGGTATTTTACTCCTGGTCATGAGACACCGCTTTGTGGTCATGCAACAATGGGGGCGGTGTTTGCGTTATCGGAGGGAAAAGGAGATCGTCGATTGCAAATTGAAACTGGCGCAGGAGTTTTACCAGTAGATTATAATGACCAAGATAAAAAAATTACTATGCAGCAAGCAAAACCCAAGTTTCTCGATTTTAAAGGAGATCGGTTGGCGCTTTGTAAAAGTCTTGGTATTCAATTGCAAGATATTCATCCAGATTTGCCGATTCAATATGGCAATACGGGTTCTTGGACGCTGCTTTTGCCTGTAGTTCATTCAGACGTATTAGATAAAATGCAGCCAAATTCAACTGATTTTCCGAATATATTAAAAGAAATGCCGAAATCATCAATCCATCCGTTTGCTTTGTGTTCAAGAGAAGCAGGTACATTTTATGCCAGACATTTTTCTTCTCCATTTTCTGGGACAACAGAAGATTCTGTCACTGGAACGGCATCTGGGGTGATGGGCGCCTATTCATTAAATCATATATACACCAAAGAAAAAAACAAAGAGATTACAATTCATCAGGGAAAGCATGTCCAAAGTGAAGGAACTGTCTGGGTGCAGGTATTTCGTGAAGCTCTAGGGGAACATAAGGTAATTATTTCTGGTAATGCTTGTTATAATGGAGAATTCGATGTAGGTAGGGTTGATTAA
- a CDS encoding alpha/beta fold hydrolase, producing MKKQKKKLITADNSLIYYEITGQGFPILLLHGNGGSGSYFQKQISAFSKYYRVYTIDSREHGRSTNESSILSFEQMAEDVYLIMKQEHVKQADIIGFSDGANLAMVFTKNYPDYVRRLVLNAGNTVVKGVRFPVRVATALEFALFRLLSLFSKKAKKRVRTIKLMTTDIGVSTLDLRRFNVKTLVIVGKYDIIKYSHSIYLAKEIPNASFVIVDKQGHSFAKKAPEIFNKKILTFLKDK from the coding sequence ATGAAAAAGCAAAAAAAGAAGCTTATAACTGCTGATAATAGTTTAATCTATTATGAAATAACGGGTCAAGGTTTTCCTATACTTCTTCTCCACGGAAATGGCGGAAGTGGTTCATACTTTCAAAAACAGATCTCAGCATTTAGTAAGTATTATCGCGTTTATACAATTGATAGTCGCGAGCATGGTCGTTCAACCAACGAAAGCAGCATTCTTTCTTTTGAGCAGATGGCCGAAGATGTATACTTGATTATGAAACAAGAACATGTCAAGCAAGCAGATATTATTGGTTTTAGTGATGGAGCCAATTTAGCAATGGTCTTTACTAAAAATTATCCTGATTATGTTCGCCGCCTAGTATTGAATGCTGGTAACACAGTTGTTAAAGGTGTACGTTTTCCTGTTCGAGTTGCGACAGCTCTTGAATTCGCTCTTTTTCGCTTACTGTCACTATTCAGTAAAAAGGCTAAAAAAAGAGTACGAACCATAAAATTAATGACTACAGACATCGGCGTCTCTACACTTGATTTGAGGCGTTTCAATGTAAAAACATTAGTAATTGTTGGAAAATACGATATCATTAAGTATTCTCATTCGATTTATTTAGCAAAAGAAATCCCTAACGCTTCTTTTGTTATAGTAGATAAACAAGGACATTCTTTTGCAAAAAAGGCACCAGAAATATTCAATAAAAAAATTCTCACATTTTTGAAAGACAAGTAG
- a CDS encoding lysozyme family protein — MSKLIKFVKRILLLSLLLMVIISAYFGFKIRQNVQQVMGYETQVKQAAKENNISEYEDLILAIIYTESKGKSDDLMQSSESAYGKQQMITTSEESIEVGTAFLAQAIVKANQSDCDIWTAVQAYNFGLDYIDYVKERGEKNSIRLAESYSKEILSPLLGNGDQKTYRYYRPQAVLYNGGYLYSNGGNMFYAEIVKMNQQFIRWLK; from the coding sequence ATGAGCAAATTAATAAAATTCGTAAAAAGAATATTACTCCTGTCGTTACTATTGATGGTGATAATTTCAGCCTATTTCGGCTTTAAAATTCGCCAGAATGTTCAACAGGTGATGGGGTATGAAACGCAAGTGAAACAAGCAGCAAAAGAAAACAATATCTCTGAATATGAAGACTTAATTTTAGCCATTATTTATACTGAATCAAAAGGGAAATCCGATGACCTGATGCAAAGTAGTGAGAGTGCTTATGGAAAACAACAAATGATCACAACATCTGAAGAAAGTATTGAAGTGGGGACGGCTTTTTTAGCACAAGCAATTGTAAAAGCGAATCAGTCTGATTGTGATATCTGGACGGCTGTTCAAGCGTACAATTTTGGACTAGATTATATTGATTATGTAAAAGAGCGTGGTGAAAAAAATTCGATCCGACTTGCAGAAAGTTATTCAAAAGAAATTTTGTCTCCTTTGCTTGGAAATGGTGATCAAAAAACGTACCGTTATTATCGCCCTCAAGCGGTGCTATATAATGGCGGCTATCTATATAGTAACGGCGGAAACATGTTTTACGCTGAGATCGTCAAGATGAATCAACAATTTATCAGGTGGCTCAAATAA